In Vibrio sp. STUT-A11, a genomic segment contains:
- the galE gene encoding UDP-glucose 4-epimerase GalE has product MRVLVTGGMGYIGSHTCVQMIEAGMEPIIVDNLCNAKTEVLSRIEALAGKLPTFYQGDIRDEAFLDSVFAEHDIQAVIHFAGLKAVGESVVKPLEYYDNNVNGSLVLARSMRKAGVKSIVFSSSATVYGDPEIVPITEDSPTGATTNPYGRSKYMVEACLSDLFNAESDWSITLLRYFNPVGAHPSGTMGEDPQGIPNNLMPFIAQVAVGRREKLSVFGNDYPTPDGTGVRDYVHVMDLADGHIAALKAVGQKAGLHTYNLGTGKGSSVLEMVEAFGAACGKPVPYEWCPRRPGDIAECWASTDKAERELGWKATRSVAEMTADTWNWQSNNPQGY; this is encoded by the coding sequence GTGAGAGTACTTGTCACAGGTGGTATGGGTTACATCGGCAGTCACACATGCGTTCAGATGATTGAGGCGGGCATGGAGCCCATCATTGTCGATAACTTGTGTAACGCCAAAACAGAAGTATTGAGCCGTATTGAAGCGCTAGCTGGCAAACTGCCAACGTTTTATCAAGGCGATATTCGTGATGAAGCGTTTTTGGATTCGGTATTCGCTGAGCATGATATCCAAGCGGTCATTCACTTTGCAGGTCTGAAAGCGGTAGGTGAGTCAGTCGTCAAGCCATTGGAATATTACGATAACAATGTCAATGGCTCATTGGTGTTGGCGCGTAGTATGCGTAAAGCGGGTGTGAAGAGCATCGTATTCAGTTCCTCAGCAACCGTCTACGGCGATCCAGAAATCGTTCCGATCACAGAAGACTCACCAACAGGTGCAACCACTAACCCATACGGTCGTAGTAAATACATGGTGGAAGCGTGTTTGAGTGATTTGTTCAATGCTGAAAGCGATTGGAGCATCACTTTGCTGCGCTACTTTAATCCTGTTGGTGCGCATCCATCAGGCACCATGGGCGAAGACCCGCAAGGCATTCCAAACAACTTGATGCCGTTTATTGCACAAGTCGCGGTTGGTCGTCGTGAAAAGCTCTCCGTATTTGGTAACGACTACCCAACGCCGGACGGTACAGGTGTGCGTGATTACGTCCATGTAATGGACCTGGCTGATGGCCACATTGCGGCACTGAAAGCTGTGGGGCAGAAAGCGGGCTTGCACACATACAACCTAGGGACAGGTAAAGGTTCTAGCGTACTTGAAATGGTGGAAGCTTTCGGTGCCGCCTGCGGTAAACCTGTGCCTTACGAATGGTGCCCGCGTCGTCCGGGTGATATCGCCGAATGTTGGGCGAGCACAGACAAGGCAGAGCGCGAGCTTGGTTGGAAAGCAACACGCAGCGTTGCTGAAATGACTGCCGATACTTGGAATTGGCAATCTAACAACCCACAAGGTTACTAA
- a CDS encoding UDP-glucose--hexose-1-phosphate uridylyltransferase → MSNVEFNPVDHPHRRYNPLTGQWILVSPHRAKRPWSGADEKAAIDELPSYDEKCFLCPTNERISGDVNPDYQGTYVFNNDFAALMVDSPDAPESDNPLFKTQGVRGLSRVICFSPDHSKTLPELPVDKIRGVIDTWNEQIEELGKEYVWVQAFENKGETMGCSQPHPHGQIWANSFLPNEIERKEQNLKAYYQKHGSNLLVDYVQAELKDGSRIVVETEHWLAVVPYWAAWPFETMLLPKTHIRRMSELSDEQRDDLAVAIKKLTSRYDNLFQCSFPYSMGWHYAPFFEQGTDIDHWQLHALFYPPLLRSATVRKFMVGYEMLAESQRDLTAEQAAQRLRDVSDLHYKEQ, encoded by the coding sequence ATGTCGAACGTTGAATTTAACCCAGTGGATCACCCACACCGCCGTTACAACCCACTAACGGGTCAATGGATTTTAGTTTCACCACACCGTGCAAAACGTCCTTGGAGTGGGGCGGATGAGAAAGCTGCGATTGATGAGCTACCAAGCTACGATGAGAAGTGTTTCCTGTGTCCGACAAATGAGCGTATCTCTGGCGATGTTAACCCAGATTATCAGGGCACGTACGTGTTTAATAACGATTTCGCTGCGCTGATGGTGGATTCACCAGATGCGCCAGAATCAGACAACCCATTATTTAAAACCCAAGGTGTACGCGGTTTGAGCCGGGTGATTTGTTTCTCTCCTGACCACAGCAAAACCTTACCTGAACTACCGGTAGACAAAATTCGTGGCGTGATTGATACGTGGAACGAGCAAATTGAAGAGCTAGGTAAAGAGTATGTTTGGGTCCAAGCGTTTGAGAATAAGGGTGAAACCATGGGCTGTTCTCAGCCTCACCCACATGGTCAAATCTGGGCGAACAGTTTCTTACCAAATGAGATTGAACGCAAAGAGCAAAACCTAAAAGCGTACTACCAGAAACACGGTAGCAATCTACTGGTGGATTACGTGCAGGCAGAGCTAAAAGATGGCTCCCGTATCGTCGTTGAAACCGAGCATTGGTTGGCGGTTGTCCCATACTGGGCAGCGTGGCCATTCGAAACCATGCTACTACCCAAAACACACATCCGCCGTATGAGCGAGTTAAGTGATGAGCAGCGTGATGACTTGGCGGTAGCGATCAAAAAGCTAACCAGCCGTTATGACAATTTATTCCAATGTTCTTTCCCTTACTCAATGGGTTGGCACTACGCCCCTTTCTTTGAACAAGGCACAGATATCGACCATTGGCAGCTTCACGCATTGTTCTACCCGCCACTTTTACGTAGCGCGACGGTTCGTAAGTTTATGGTGGGTTACGAAATGCTGGCCGAAAGCCAACGCGACTTAACCGCAGAGCAAGCTGCGCAGCGTCTGCGTGATGTCAGTGACTTGCACTACAAAGAACAATAA
- the galK gene encoding galactokinase → MSDLIQNVKASFEKVLGYAPSHIIQAPGRVNLIGEHTDYNDGFVLPCAINYQTVVAAAKREDNLVRVVSVDYDNAVDEFDITQEITFQEDKMWANYIRGVVKCLLARGYQFTGADISVSGNVPQGAGLSSSAALEVVIGQTFKVLFNLEISQAEIALNGQQAENEFVGCNCGIMDQMISAEGRENHAMLLDCRSLETQAVSMPEDMAVVIINSNKKRGLVDSEYNTRRQQCEEAARIFGVKALRDVTIEQFNEKVSELDEMVAKRARHVITENDRTVEAAKALRSHDIKRMGELMAQSHTSMRDDFEITVKEIDTLVEMVKEVIGEEGGVRMTGGGFGGCIVALVPPALVDEVKSTVEAKYEAATGLTASIYVCKAQDGAGLIEAL, encoded by the coding sequence ATGTCTGATTTAATCCAAAATGTGAAAGCGTCTTTTGAGAAAGTGCTAGGCTATGCGCCAAGCCACATTATCCAAGCGCCTGGTCGTGTAAACCTGATTGGTGAACACACCGACTACAACGATGGTTTTGTACTGCCATGTGCAATTAACTATCAGACGGTTGTTGCGGCAGCAAAGCGTGAAGACAACCTAGTACGCGTGGTATCGGTTGATTACGATAACGCGGTTGATGAATTCGATATCACTCAAGAAATCACATTCCAAGAAGACAAAATGTGGGCAAACTACATTCGCGGTGTCGTGAAGTGTCTGTTGGCTCGTGGCTACCAGTTTACCGGTGCTGATATCTCTGTCAGCGGCAATGTCCCTCAAGGTGCGGGGTTGAGCTCATCAGCGGCACTGGAAGTCGTGATTGGTCAGACGTTCAAAGTGCTCTTCAACCTGGAAATAAGCCAGGCGGAAATCGCATTAAATGGTCAGCAAGCCGAGAACGAATTTGTTGGTTGTAACTGCGGCATCATGGATCAAATGATTTCGGCAGAAGGCCGTGAAAACCACGCCATGTTATTGGACTGCCGCAGCCTGGAAACACAAGCGGTTTCTATGCCTGAGGACATGGCAGTCGTGATCATCAACTCGAATAAAAAACGTGGCTTGGTAGACAGCGAATACAACACTCGCCGTCAGCAGTGTGAAGAAGCGGCGCGAATCTTTGGCGTTAAAGCTCTGCGTGATGTCACCATTGAGCAGTTCAACGAGAAAGTCTCTGAGTTGGATGAAATGGTGGCAAAACGTGCGCGTCATGTGATCACCGAAAACGACCGCACAGTCGAAGCGGCAAAAGCGCTCCGTTCGCATGATATTAAACGCATGGGTGAACTGATGGCTCAGTCGCATACATCAATGCGTGATGATTTCGAAATTACCGTCAAAGAAATCGACACCTTAGTTGAGATGGTGAAAGAGGTGATTGGCGAAGAAGGAGGTGTGCGCATGACCGGCGGTGGCTTCGGTGGTTGTATTGTGGCGTTGGTTCCACCTGCATTAGTGGATGAAGTGAAATCGACGGTAGAAGCTAAATATGAAGCTGCGACAGGTTTAACAGCGTCGATTTATGTTTGTAAAGCCCAGGATGGCGCAGGTCTGATCGAAGCGTTGTAA
- the galM gene encoding galactose-1-epimerase: MKEYFEQLEQAMIQTPSFDGQAANLLQLTNANGMTASFMDIGATWLSCTLPLDGEHREVLLRSPNMAEHMKQDAYFGAIVGRFANRIANGRFEIDGEHYQLGINNGENSLHGGLDGFDKRRWKIAEQSDRQVVFTLRSPDGDQGYPGNLDVKVTYTLTDENELVIAYEANTDKTSPVNLTNHAYFNLAGEASNAKSLDHTLQLSAEHYLPTDAGLIPTGEQKPVSGTSFDFTEPKLIGQAFLSEQDQKNAGGYDHAFVFKPKVTDCVSVAAVLIAPKEDVVMKVKTTKPAIQFYSGNFLAGVPGASKTYALYDGLALETQYFPDGPNKPEWGLNSGVLSSGDCYQHRTVYQFEF; this comes from the coding sequence ATGAAAGAATATTTTGAACAATTAGAACAAGCGATGATTCAAACGCCATCGTTTGACGGTCAAGCGGCGAATCTGCTCCAGCTTACTAATGCAAATGGTATGACGGCATCGTTTATGGATATTGGTGCGACTTGGTTGAGTTGCACGCTGCCGTTAGATGGTGAACACCGTGAAGTGCTATTGCGCTCGCCAAATATGGCAGAACACATGAAGCAAGACGCCTATTTTGGTGCCATCGTCGGTCGTTTTGCCAACCGTATTGCAAATGGTCGATTTGAGATCGATGGAGAGCATTATCAACTTGGTATTAATAACGGTGAAAACTCGCTCCACGGAGGCTTGGATGGGTTCGATAAACGCCGTTGGAAGATTGCCGAACAAAGTGATCGACAAGTTGTTTTTACGCTTCGATCGCCTGATGGTGACCAAGGTTATCCTGGCAATCTCGATGTCAAAGTCACATACACGTTAACCGATGAGAATGAACTCGTTATTGCCTATGAAGCGAATACCGATAAAACCTCTCCGGTGAATTTAACTAACCACGCTTACTTTAACTTGGCGGGCGAGGCGAGCAACGCGAAAAGTTTGGACCATACGTTGCAGCTTAGTGCAGAGCATTACTTGCCAACGGATGCGGGTTTAATTCCTACGGGTGAACAAAAACCTGTCTCTGGTACCAGTTTTGATTTCACCGAGCCAAAACTTATTGGCCAGGCATTTCTTAGCGAGCAGGATCAGAAAAACGCGGGTGGCTACGATCACGCCTTTGTGTTCAAGCCTAAAGTGACCGATTGTGTGTCTGTTGCCGCGGTTCTTATTGCACCCAAAGAAGATGTGGTGATGAAGGTCAAAACCACTAAACCAGCCATACAGTTCTATTCTGGAAACTTTTTAGCAGGTGTGCCGGGCGCAAGCAAAACTTACGCGCTTTATGACGGCCTTGCCTTGGAAACGCAATACTTTCCTGATGGACCAAATAAACCAGAATGGGGACTCAACAGTGGGGTGTTGAGCTCAGGGGATTGCTATCAGCATCGAACCGTGTATCAGTTTGAATTTTAG
- a CDS encoding substrate-binding domain-containing protein, protein MATIKDVAKEARVSVATVSRVLNKSPKASQSSIDAVTKAMGKLGYRPNAAARALVSQSTETMGVLVSDVSDPFFGTLVKSVDNVARENGKHILIGNGYHNPEDERQALELLINSRCDAIVIHSKGLSDKELIGYAKEVKGMVLINRHIPELASRCISLDNRKGAFLATEYLIRHGHRKIACITSAQDIEDTDERLQGYLDALKEHGIELSKNYIEYGEPNSDGGEVAMTNLLTKSLEMTGVVAYNDYMAAGALSALDQNGIEVPSKISMVGFDDGLIARFVHPRLTTVRYPIEMMAERAARLALALSRDEQVEDETIIFSPTLVRRNSVERC, encoded by the coding sequence ATGGCAACGATTAAGGATGTGGCGAAAGAAGCACGAGTTTCGGTCGCAACCGTTTCACGTGTGTTAAACAAGTCACCTAAAGCAAGTCAATCATCAATCGATGCAGTGACCAAAGCGATGGGCAAGTTAGGCTACCGACCCAATGCAGCAGCCCGTGCACTGGTAAGCCAAAGCACTGAGACGATGGGTGTTTTAGTCAGTGATGTGTCCGACCCATTCTTCGGCACACTGGTCAAATCAGTCGATAACGTCGCGCGTGAAAATGGCAAACATATCCTTATTGGTAACGGTTACCACAATCCTGAAGATGAGCGCCAAGCCCTGGAATTGCTAATCAATAGTCGTTGTGATGCAATCGTCATCCACTCCAAAGGACTGTCTGATAAAGAACTGATTGGTTACGCCAAAGAGGTAAAAGGCATGGTGCTGATCAATCGGCATATTCCCGAGTTAGCCAGTCGTTGTATTTCCCTTGATAACCGCAAAGGCGCATTCTTAGCAACGGAATATTTGATTCGTCACGGGCATCGAAAAATAGCTTGTATCACCTCTGCTCAGGATATTGAAGATACAGATGAACGCCTGCAAGGTTATCTGGATGCACTAAAAGAACATGGCATTGAGCTATCAAAAAATTATATCGAGTACGGTGAGCCAAACAGTGATGGCGGTGAAGTTGCGATGACGAATCTGTTAACCAAATCTTTGGAGATGACTGGCGTTGTCGCCTACAACGACTATATGGCAGCGGGTGCGTTGTCAGCATTAGATCAAAACGGCATTGAAGTACCCAGTAAGATATCGATGGTGGGGTTTGATGATGGCTTAATTGCACGCTTTGTTCATCCTCGCCTCACCACAGTTCGCTATCCAATCGAGATGATGGCTGAACGTGCTGCCCGCTTAGCTTTAGCACTGTCACGTGATGAACAGGTTGAAGATGAAACTATTATTTTCAGCCCAACATTAGTGCGCAGAAATTCTGTTGAGCGTTGTTGA